One window of Gavia stellata isolate bGavSte3 chromosome Z, bGavSte3.hap2, whole genome shotgun sequence genomic DNA carries:
- the LYRM7 gene encoding complex III assembly factor LYRM7, whose translation MASRGQVLKLFKLLHRTRQEVFKNDTRALEAARQKINQEFKNNQDETSEEKINELLKIASDVEVILRTSVIQAVHTDSDKILLIPRKDLLQDNTPYFDKPTKKHES comes from the exons ATGGCGAGCCGCGGGCAG GTTTTGAAGCTTTTCAAATTATTACACAGAACCCGGCAAGAAGTTTTCAAAAATGATACCAGAGCCCTTGAAG CTGCAAGACAAAAGATAAATCAAGAATTCAAAAATAACCAAGATGAGACATCTGAAGAGAAGATAAATGAG CTTCTGAAAATAGCTTCAGATGTTGAAGTGATTCTCAGAACTTCTGTTATTCAGGCAGTTCACACAGATTCCGACAAAATAT tGCTCATACCCAGGAAAGATCTGCTACAAGACAACACTCCTTACTTTGataaaccaacaaaaaagcATGAATCCTGA
- the HINT1 gene encoding adenosine 5'-monophosphoramidase HINT1 — translation MADEIGKAQAARPGGDTIFGKIIRREIPANIIYEDEQCLAFHDISPQAPTHFLVIPKKPIVRLSEAEDSDESLLGHLMIVGKKCAANLGLTNGFRMVVNEGPEGGQSVYHVHLHVLGGRQLGWPPG, via the exons ATGGCGGACGAGATCGGGAAGGCGCAGGCCGCCCGCCCTGGCGGCGACACCATCTTCGGGAAGATCATCCGCAGGGAGATCCCCGCCAATATCATCTATGAGGACGAGCAG TGCCTTGCGTTCCATGATATTTCACCCCAAGCTCCAACACATTTCCTAGTGATTCCCAAGAAGCCAATTGTCAGGTTATCTGAAGCAGAAGATTCTGATGAATCT cttcttGGGCATTTAATGATTGTTGGCAAGAAGTGTGCTGCTAACCTGGGCCTGACCAATGGATTCCGGATGGTTGTGAATGAAGGGCCTGAGGGTGGGCAGTCTGTCTATCACGTACATCTTCATGTTCTGGGTGGTCGTCAGTTGGGCTGGCCTCCTGGCTAA